The proteins below are encoded in one region of Sulfitobacter sp. SK012:
- a CDS encoding accessory factor UbiK family protein — protein sequence MQSRNKIFDDISQIMTNAMGVAQGAKDEAETAMKGLMDRWLADRDFVTREEFDAVRAMAQKAREENEALKTRLDALEGKS from the coding sequence ATGCAATCACGTAACAAGATTTTCGATGACATCAGCCAGATAATGACAAACGCAATGGGCGTCGCCCAAGGTGCGAAAGACGAGGCCGAAACAGCCATGAAGGGTCTGATGGACCGTTGGTTGGCGGACCGGGATTTTGTCACGCGCGAAGAATTCGATGCGGTGCGTGCGATGGCGCAAAAAGCGCGCGAAGAGAATGAGGCGCTGAAAACGCGTCTGGATGCACTTGAAGGCAAGTCTTGA